CTAATTTGGTCTCAAAAGGAAAGCGATTCATTAATGCGAAGATTGACTTGGTGTCCGGAACAATCTCAAAAATATTATCGGTTGCAATGTAGATTGGCTTTATTTCCTGTACTAACCGAATCAGATCTCTTCTGGAGATTTCTTCATGTTCTGAAACAACGATACCGTCACAGACAACAGCACACGCGAATTTGGGGCGAGTTCTAGAACGTGGACTATATGATGGGAGAATATCAAAACCAATGATGAACTCGTGGTCGGCGACCATGAGGCTCAGCACTCATGTGCTCAATAGGTGTTTTGCCTATAAGCATTGACATCACGCAAAAAGCGACCGTTGCCGAAAATTTATGTGGAGATACTCTCGCAAACAACAAGTATAATAAACTCTTACTTTAGCAACTTGCGACGCGAGGTGTTACAGCTGTCAGAAACATTACATATCAAAAATGATGACGACATTGAACGCATAGGGAGTGCCCTCTCCTCAGGAACACGCCTTAAAATTCTTAGACTTCTTCTCGATGGAGAGAAAGATGTGACACGAGTAGCACGGCATCTTGGGGGGACTGAAGCCAATGCCAGCGCTCAGATCAAAATACTTTCCGAGGCGGGACTCTTGGACTGCCGTTATGAACCAGGACAACATGGCCTGAAGAAGATTTCGCGAACCAAGATTAAAAGAGTCATAATAGATTTTGAATAATTTTTTTGGTGGATTCACACTGACATCGGATTGCTACTCGCCCCGAGCGACATCCACTGTCAGATGTGCTCTCCATCTCTGTATTCTTTTTAGGATATTATCTCGTTCTTCAGGGCGGATGCCTTTCATCCCACGCTTTTGCAAAAACCGGAGCACGATGTTCATGTCACGCTCTACACGCTCGTTAGGGCGCTCTTTGGATATGAGCCGCGCCTTCACCATTTCAAGATGAGCTGCAAGCTCTTCAGCGAGCACATCACTAGATTGGGCCTTATCGGCAAACGCAGCAAGAGTTGTGTCAACTAGAGTGGAGAAATCATCGGTTCGTGTGGTGGGGGGAGGAGAAACATAATCAGGAGTGGGAGGGCGAGGTGATGAGGCTTCGGTAACTGAATCAA
This region of Candidatus Thorarchaeota archaeon genomic DNA includes:
- a CDS encoding helix-turn-helix domain-containing protein, with protein sequence MLQLSETLHIKNDDDIERIGSALSSGTRLKILRLLLDGEKDVTRVARHLGGTEANASAQIKILSEAGLLDCRYEPGQHGLKKISRTKIKRVIIDFE